A region of Methanomassiliicoccales archaeon DNA encodes the following proteins:
- a CDS encoding threonine--tRNA ligase, protein MKTLYIHADYMEFEVKKPTPVAEEIDEDHRKGRLEEVLVAFITVEKQDEGKVEQVALEAAQDLAATARQIDAQRIMLYPYAHLSPQLSDPKTAKDVLRALENKLKGMDVEVMRAPFGWYKAFRISCKGHPLSELSREILGEEVKAEPRGKESFIVLTPDGMEHDPEGFEGGSECFRIMMQKEALKKEQPLPGEVKYLRLCKKFGIQWEPMSDVGHMCFTPKGALIMDLVSDYSSKVVNELGLPLYTVKGTNMFSLDEPPVKEHAALFGDRLYMIPGEKRDFVMRYAACHQQFAMMRNWNISYKQLPYGAFEVADAYRLEQSGETMLCFRTRRMNMPDLHVICKDIPESEKWFENLDGRIYEEAEKLGRDYEMLVNFSSKDAYRQHKDMLMNIVRKHNKPALLHFYPEGINYYWTVNIEYHILDDLKRAREIGTVQIDIGNAKRFGITYTDEKGQKVYPIILHTAVIGTLERYIYTILDTAVQMETKGKTGVLPTWVAPEQVRLLSVGEQHVPKARELADVIQKAKVRVGVDDRGETVGKKVREAKQDWVSYVVVIGEKEMTSATLSVYDRAQNRNVDMTLEQLVQRVQTEVGDMPNRPMYLPRELSLRVDFS, encoded by the coding sequence ATGAAGACCCTCTACATCCACGCTGACTATATGGAATTCGAGGTCAAGAAGCCAACCCCCGTGGCCGAGGAGATCGACGAGGACCACCGTAAGGGTAGGCTCGAAGAGGTTCTCGTGGCTTTCATCACCGTCGAGAAGCAGGACGAGGGCAAGGTCGAGCAGGTGGCCTTGGAGGCCGCTCAGGACCTGGCTGCGACCGCAAGGCAGATCGACGCCCAGCGCATCATGCTCTACCCCTACGCTCACCTGAGCCCACAGCTCTCCGACCCCAAGACCGCTAAGGATGTGCTACGAGCCTTAGAGAACAAGCTCAAAGGAATGGACGTGGAGGTGATGCGCGCTCCCTTCGGCTGGTACAAGGCCTTCCGCATCAGCTGCAAGGGCCATCCTTTGTCCGAGCTCTCACGAGAGATCCTAGGAGAGGAGGTCAAGGCTGAGCCGAGGGGCAAGGAGAGCTTCATCGTCCTCACCCCTGATGGTATGGAGCACGACCCGGAGGGCTTCGAGGGTGGCAGTGAGTGCTTCCGCATCATGATGCAGAAGGAAGCTCTGAAAAAGGAGCAGCCTCTGCCTGGCGAGGTGAAGTACCTGCGCCTGTGCAAGAAGTTCGGCATCCAGTGGGAGCCGATGAGCGATGTGGGACACATGTGCTTCACTCCCAAGGGCGCGCTCATCATGGACCTGGTCTCCGATTATTCAAGCAAGGTGGTGAACGAGCTCGGTCTGCCTCTGTACACTGTAAAGGGAACGAACATGTTCTCTCTTGATGAGCCGCCGGTGAAGGAGCATGCGGCCCTCTTCGGCGACCGCCTGTATATGATACCGGGCGAGAAGCGCGATTTCGTAATGCGTTACGCGGCCTGCCACCAGCAGTTCGCCATGATGCGCAACTGGAACATTTCCTACAAGCAGCTGCCCTATGGCGCTTTCGAAGTGGCGGATGCTTATAGACTGGAGCAGTCCGGTGAGACCATGCTCTGCTTCCGCACTCGGCGCATGAACATGCCCGACCTGCACGTCATCTGCAAGGACATCCCCGAATCCGAGAAATGGTTCGAGAACCTGGACGGGAGGATCTATGAGGAGGCGGAGAAGCTGGGCCGGGACTACGAGATGCTGGTGAACTTCTCCTCCAAAGATGCCTATCGACAGCACAAGGACATGCTCATGAACATAGTGCGTAAGCACAACAAGCCGGCTTTGCTGCACTTCTACCCCGAAGGCATCAACTACTACTGGACGGTGAACATCGAATACCACATCCTGGACGATCTGAAGCGAGCGCGGGAGATTGGCACGGTTCAGATCGACATCGGGAACGCGAAGAGATTCGGAATAACCTATACGGATGAGAAGGGGCAAAAGGTGTACCCGATCATATTGCACACGGCGGTCATCGGCACCCTGGAGCGCTACATCTACACCATCCTCGATACGGCCGTGCAGATGGAAACCAAGGGGAAGACCGGGGTGCTGCCGACCTGGGTGGCGCCAGAACAGGTCCGCCTGCTCAGCGTGGGCGAGCAACATGTGCCCAAGGCCAGGGAACTCGCCGACGTGATCCAGAAGGCCAAGGTCCGGGTGGGCGTGGACGACCGCGGCGAGACCGTGGGCAAGAAGGTCAGGGAGGCCAAGCAGGACTGGGTCTCCTACGTCGTGGTCATCGGGGAAAAAGAGATGACCTCCGCCACCCTGAGCGTGTACGACCGAGCGCAGAACAGGAACGTGGACATGACCCTGGAGCAGTTGGTCCAGCGGGTGCAAACGGAAGTGGGGGACATGCCCAACCGACCGATGTACCTGCCACGCGAGCTATCGCTCCGGGTCGACTTCTCGTAG
- a CDS encoding FKBP-type peptidyl-prolyl cis-trans isomerase, protein MISKKLRRDVLAAANVTLIVLVAVLMVSASSVVILLVQGGNSSQGANVRRVNVGDVIKVDYIGKLSDGRVFDTSLYSVASDDARYPKSLTFQLRQASQYLPLQFTVGAGTMIKGFDQGVVSMTVGQTKVIAVPPEKGYGPMDQSKLKYVPLTQVTSVFEYMNYSVFTSRYAEAPVAFKTVVDPTWHWEAIVLSADPNADLVCVMNSPRLGQRVAMYGEPLGSPSTGWYAEVTSIDSTANGGQGVIQVQHLLTPANAGKIKGVGPGVSTFIVDMVDSAGGTFRMNYNGELVGVTIYFTVTMVAFVS, encoded by the coding sequence ATGATTTCCAAGAAGCTCAGGCGGGACGTCCTGGCGGCGGCCAACGTCACCCTCATCGTCCTCGTAGCGGTCCTGATGGTGAGCGCCAGCAGTGTCGTCATCCTCCTGGTCCAGGGAGGTAACAGCTCGCAGGGCGCGAACGTGAGGAGGGTGAATGTAGGGGATGTTATCAAGGTGGACTACATCGGCAAGCTCTCCGATGGTAGGGTGTTCGACACATCCCTCTACTCCGTGGCATCGGACGATGCTCGCTATCCCAAATCACTCACCTTCCAGCTGCGTCAGGCCAGCCAATACCTGCCTCTCCAGTTCACCGTGGGCGCTGGAACCATGATAAAAGGCTTCGATCAAGGGGTCGTTAGTATGACAGTGGGGCAGACAAAGGTCATCGCCGTACCGCCGGAGAAGGGCTACGGGCCCATGGACCAGAGCAAGCTGAAGTATGTGCCCTTGACCCAGGTGACTTCGGTGTTCGAGTACATGAACTACAGCGTCTTCACCTCTCGGTACGCGGAGGCGCCGGTGGCGTTCAAGACCGTGGTGGACCCTACCTGGCATTGGGAGGCCATCGTCCTCAGCGCCGACCCGAATGCGGACCTGGTGTGCGTGATGAACTCGCCGCGCCTCGGACAGAGAGTGGCGATGTATGGAGAGCCCCTCGGCAGTCCGTCCACTGGCTGGTATGCGGAGGTCACCTCCATCGACTCCACCGCCAACGGCGGGCAGGGAGTGATCCAGGTGCAGCATCTGTTGACCCCTGCCAACGCGGGCAAGATCAAAGGCGTCGGACCGGGAGTGAGCACGTTCATAGTGGATATGGTGGACTCGGCGGGAGGCACCTTCCGGATGAACTACAACGGCGAGCTGGTGGGCGTGACGATATACTTCACGGTGACCATGGTGGCATTCGTCTCGTGA
- a CDS encoding glycosyltransferase family 4 protein — protein sequence MVSLKVCMLDPLFFPYFGGTEKVVLEVGSRLVSNHGYQVQVLTSMIPQAKGVKRETIQGVEVIRSLSLYLEHLPGFLPPPYTLVPRLNADLKRECRGAEICHVHNRFWYSPRTYFTVKRSLKSHLMLTIHNARPRNISKSVDYWGGVFDQVMGRMVFKSCDRINCVSKAAMEDTIPPEHRHKCTVVYNGVDTKRFRPGLDTSEVREKLRIGPGPVVLSNGRLIEQKGFPVLLKAMSMVRKEVNDAQLVVIGKGPLKSMLMREAAELGMRDEVHFVTGIPEEEIPKYYCLADVFALASLYEPSAVVLYEALGSGKAIVATSVGGNPEIVSEDCGFIVPPRDPHRLAEKLLLVLKDQQLRGRLEEASRERALSHFDWDVIAKEWVRSYEALG from the coding sequence GTGGTCAGTCTGAAGGTATGCATGCTCGATCCTCTGTTCTTCCCCTACTTCGGAGGCACGGAGAAGGTGGTACTGGAAGTGGGCAGCCGACTGGTGAGCAACCACGGATATCAAGTGCAGGTGCTCACTTCCATGATCCCCCAGGCAAAAGGGGTGAAGAGGGAGACGATCCAAGGCGTCGAGGTTATCCGCTCTCTCTCCCTCTACTTAGAGCATCTGCCAGGCTTCCTGCCACCGCCTTACACACTGGTTCCACGCCTGAATGCGGACCTGAAACGGGAGTGCAGAGGGGCGGAGATATGCCACGTGCACAATCGCTTCTGGTATTCGCCCAGGACATACTTCACCGTCAAACGGTCGTTGAAATCGCATCTGATGCTCACGATACACAACGCTCGGCCCAGGAACATCTCCAAGAGCGTGGACTACTGGGGTGGGGTCTTCGACCAGGTCATGGGCCGGATGGTGTTCAAGAGCTGTGACCGCATCAACTGCGTGAGCAAGGCGGCCATGGAGGACACCATTCCTCCCGAGCACCGACACAAGTGCACGGTGGTCTACAACGGCGTCGACACCAAACGTTTCCGGCCAGGACTCGACACTAGCGAGGTCCGCGAGAAATTGAGGATAGGACCGGGGCCGGTCGTGCTCTCCAATGGCCGGTTGATCGAGCAGAAAGGCTTCCCGGTGCTACTGAAGGCCATGTCCATGGTGCGGAAGGAGGTCAACGACGCTCAATTGGTCGTCATCGGCAAAGGCCCCCTGAAGAGCATGCTCATGCGGGAAGCCGCGGAGCTAGGGATGCGGGACGAGGTGCATTTCGTCACGGGCATACCGGAGGAGGAGATCCCTAAGTACTACTGCCTGGCCGACGTGTTCGCTCTGGCCTCTCTCTACGAACCGAGCGCGGTGGTGCTCTACGAGGCGCTAGGCTCCGGAAAGGCCATCGTGGCCACCTCAGTGGGAGGAAACCCGGAGATAGTGTCCGAGGACTGCGGTTTCATCGTTCCACCGAGGGACCCACACAGATTGGCAGAGAAGTTGCTTCTCGTCCTCAAGGACCAACAGCTGAGAGGCAGACTGGAGGAGGCATCCAGGGAAAGGGCGCTGAGTCACTTCGATTGGGATGTGATAGCCAAGGAATGGGTGCGCTCCTACGAGGCTCTGGGCTAG
- a CDS encoding glycosyltransferase, translated as MKIAMFTDTYLPSRDGVVTSVLTTSAELRSLGHEVFIFAPDPSPGQCKEEGVRYFRSMSFSRYSGYRIPLFPTNKCELLRELDVDVIHSQGLLFMALRSMFAGRTLKLPVVTSFHTMVTDAAQYYNFTPFPDGMVSRLMWIYLRNLLQRSEAVIAPTMAIEQELRRYAPHMRRIEVIPTGVDSERFHPRNDGSVIRAKYGLEGKRVILNLGRIAWEKNMDLVLKGFSELSQDDQNAVLMVVGEGPAKDHYVRMSREMGLAERVIFTGFVPDDELPSYYAACDVFTIASKFETQGLVALEAMASGKPVAGIDYRAVAEIVHDEENGYLFSEEPGEWAGAIKLALAADDRLRRNARMRAEQFSIHGATRKLVEVYEQAIRSKLQRVGLD; from the coding sequence TTGAAGATTGCGATGTTCACGGACACATATCTGCCCTCCCGCGATGGGGTGGTGACCTCGGTCCTCACCACCAGCGCCGAGCTCAGGAGCCTTGGGCACGAGGTCTTCATCTTCGCGCCCGATCCCAGTCCGGGCCAGTGCAAGGAGGAAGGGGTCCGCTACTTCCGGTCCATGAGCTTCAGCCGCTACTCCGGATATCGCATTCCGTTGTTCCCGACCAACAAGTGCGAGCTCCTGCGTGAACTGGACGTCGATGTCATTCATTCCCAGGGTCTGCTGTTCATGGCCCTGCGCTCCATGTTCGCAGGACGCACACTCAAGCTGCCTGTGGTGACTTCATTCCACACCATGGTGACTGACGCGGCCCAGTACTACAACTTCACGCCTTTCCCCGACGGGATGGTGAGCCGGTTGATGTGGATCTACCTGCGCAACCTGCTGCAGCGCTCAGAGGCGGTCATCGCGCCTACCATGGCCATAGAGCAGGAGCTGAGGCGATATGCGCCGCACATGCGACGGATAGAGGTGATCCCCACGGGCGTGGATTCGGAACGATTCCATCCAAGGAACGATGGTTCAGTCATCCGGGCGAAATATGGTCTTGAGGGGAAGAGGGTCATCCTCAACCTGGGACGTATCGCCTGGGAGAAGAACATGGACCTGGTCCTGAAGGGCTTCTCCGAGCTGAGCCAAGATGACCAGAACGCAGTGCTGATGGTCGTAGGGGAGGGACCGGCCAAGGACCACTATGTGCGGATGAGTCGGGAAATGGGCCTTGCGGAAAGGGTGATCTTCACCGGTTTCGTTCCGGATGATGAGCTACCCTCCTACTACGCAGCCTGCGATGTCTTCACCATCGCCTCGAAGTTCGAGACCCAGGGGCTGGTGGCTTTGGAGGCCATGGCCAGCGGCAAACCGGTGGCGGGGATCGACTACCGGGCGGTGGCGGAGATCGTCCACGACGAGGAGAACGGCTACCTTTTCTCGGAAGAACCCGGTGAATGGGCCGGGGCAATCAAGCTTGCCCTGGCGGCCGACGATCGCCTAAGGCGGAACGCCAGGATGAGGGCGGAGCAGTTCTCCATCCACGGAGCGACCAGGAAGCTCGTGGAAGTGTACGAACAGGCGATCCGTTCCAAGCTCCAGCGGGTCGGGCTGGACTGA
- the thiD gene encoding bifunctional hydroxymethylpyrimidine kinase/phosphomethylpyrimidine kinase, giving the protein MVVALAIAGSDSIGGAGIQADIKAMAAVGVHAATVITCITSQNTQRVSDILPIPLEHVRSQLEMVLADAKVKAVKTGMLYNRGIAHLVASRLKGKGFSLVVDPVLVAGVGDSLHQENLVETLKRELLPLASCVTPNRHEAEVLSGLKIVDREEARKACERISRHGPKAVLLKGGHFEGEAAVDILYSEHEFTELRYPRILIKVHGSGCDLSSFITAYLAKGIELKEAVVQAKGRIAEAIESHYPVGKGLEIADPLASLRREEQRYSVMLSLKEATDELERILSREWVPEVGINFVYALPQARYFEDVCALEGRIVGSGKKVARSGCFAFGASRHVSRIVLTAMHFDPKARSALNLRYSQTHVDQMKESRLKVASFDREDEPEGEKTMEWGTRTVIERTGKVPDVIFDRGGVGKEAMIRLLGHDPQDVLRKLKRAIR; this is encoded by the coding sequence ATGGTCGTGGCTCTCGCCATAGCAGGCTCCGATTCCATCGGTGGGGCGGGCATCCAGGCGGACATCAAGGCCATGGCCGCGGTGGGAGTGCATGCCGCCACGGTCATCACCTGCATAACCTCCCAGAACACCCAACGGGTCTCGGACATCCTACCCATTCCCTTAGAGCATGTGCGATCGCAGCTGGAGATGGTGCTGGCCGATGCCAAGGTCAAAGCGGTCAAGACCGGCATGCTCTACAATAGGGGCATTGCGCACCTGGTGGCCTCCAGGCTCAAAGGGAAAGGATTCTCTTTGGTCGTGGACCCGGTGCTGGTGGCGGGAGTGGGGGATTCGCTGCACCAGGAGAACCTGGTGGAGACGCTGAAGAGGGAGTTGCTGCCCCTGGCCAGCTGTGTCACCCCCAACCGCCACGAGGCGGAGGTGCTCTCGGGTCTGAAGATCGTCGACCGGGAGGAGGCGAGGAAGGCGTGCGAACGCATCTCCCGCCATGGCCCGAAAGCAGTGCTGCTCAAGGGCGGGCACTTCGAAGGGGAAGCAGCCGTCGACATTCTGTACTCCGAGCACGAGTTCACCGAGCTTCGCTATCCACGCATTCTGATCAAGGTCCACGGGAGCGGGTGCGACCTATCATCTTTCATCACGGCCTACCTTGCGAAGGGGATCGAGCTGAAGGAAGCGGTGGTGCAGGCCAAAGGGCGCATCGCCGAGGCCATCGAATCGCATTACCCGGTCGGCAAGGGGCTGGAGATCGCGGACCCCCTGGCCAGTCTGAGAAGGGAGGAACAGCGATACTCGGTGATGTTGTCGCTCAAGGAGGCGACCGATGAGCTGGAGCGCATCCTTTCCCGGGAATGGGTGCCAGAGGTGGGCATCAATTTCGTCTACGCTCTGCCGCAAGCGCGCTACTTTGAGGATGTCTGCGCGCTTGAAGGGAGGATCGTCGGTTCAGGAAAGAAGGTCGCTCGTTCGGGCTGCTTCGCCTTCGGAGCGTCAAGACACGTCTCCAGGATCGTGCTCACGGCCATGCATTTCGATCCAAAAGCTCGCTCGGCCCTCAACCTACGCTATTCTCAGACCCACGTGGATCAGATGAAGGAATCCAGACTGAAGGTTGCCAGTTTCGATCGGGAGGATGAGCCTGAGGGAGAGAAGACCATGGAATGGGGCACTCGGACCGTCATCGAGCGGACCGGGAAGGTGCCTGACGTGATCTTCGACCGGGGTGGAGTGGGGAAAGAAGCCATGATCAGATTGTTGGGACACGACCCCCAGGACGTGCTCCGCAAGCTGAAGAGAGCGATCCGCTGA
- a CDS encoding LUD domain-containing protein produces the protein MRSEDIAWRKRIDRCVDDPHSLDGMRAAFRTTIDRQKENVSKISDLEGRRKRAKDVRRLSLADGKLLAQAMERMRANRLRVLGPFSRAEAQEAVLRELGDEVLVVKSKSNVTKEIELTKFLEKHGKKVIETDAGDRIIQIAGRKPAHPTGPAVDLTRYQVAEIMGKHFGEDIDPDPEILTHIIRDEVRSYIDKAKIGITGANYLTAEEGAALIIHNEGNAAECARRPLKHIIVTATDKVVPDLDEAINLAKLQTYYATGKLVSQYINVISGPSMTADIEKKTFYGMHGPEEVVVVLVDNGRSSVPDEEILDCINCGSCLLRCPVYDIVGKEFGGPAHLGGRGVCFTASTDSMESSVKGGLALCTSCGLCTEMCPVSIDIPKLMRETRTSAVNGLGPLAPEHDVLAKSVRNYHNPWMQPRAMRAKWARGLELKDKGPVLYFAGCSHSLLSPEVSRSTIALLRRGGLDVSYLAGEELCCGSVLLKTGQREAYERVRDENVRKILASGASKVITACPGCFNALSHYRDEVDGFKMEVEHVTQTLALLLEEGRLRFGGAPVKVTYHDPCDLGRHGKVFEAPRNMLRSMPGVELVEMGENRARSVCCGSGGGVKTAFPRLATSIGAKRIAQAQETRAQLLLTACPWCEANLRDCQRGDENKLEVDDLVSFLESRLIPS, from the coding sequence ATGCGCTCCGAAGACATAGCATGGAGGAAGCGCATCGATAGGTGCGTGGACGACCCCCATTCCCTGGATGGGATGCGGGCGGCCTTCAGGACCACGATCGACCGTCAAAAGGAGAACGTCTCGAAGATATCGGACCTGGAGGGGCGGAGGAAGAGGGCGAAGGACGTCCGTCGCCTCTCTCTTGCGGACGGGAAGCTCTTGGCGCAGGCGATGGAACGCATGCGAGCGAACCGCCTACGCGTGCTCGGTCCATTCTCCAGGGCGGAGGCCCAGGAGGCGGTGCTGCGCGAGCTCGGGGATGAGGTTCTGGTCGTCAAGTCGAAGTCCAACGTCACCAAGGAGATAGAGCTCACCAAGTTCCTAGAGAAGCACGGCAAGAAGGTCATCGAGACAGATGCCGGGGACCGCATCATTCAGATCGCCGGAAGGAAGCCAGCACATCCTACAGGTCCGGCCGTGGACCTCACCCGTTACCAGGTGGCGGAGATCATGGGCAAGCACTTCGGAGAGGATATCGATCCCGACCCGGAGATACTGACCCACATCATCCGGGATGAGGTCCGGTCATACATCGACAAGGCGAAGATAGGCATCACCGGTGCCAACTATCTGACCGCCGAGGAAGGGGCGGCGCTCATAATCCACAACGAGGGAAATGCGGCGGAATGCGCCCGCCGTCCGCTCAAGCATATCATCGTCACCGCCACGGACAAGGTCGTGCCCGACCTGGATGAGGCCATCAACCTGGCAAAGCTGCAGACCTATTACGCCACCGGCAAACTGGTCAGCCAGTATATCAACGTCATCAGTGGACCAAGCATGACCGCGGACATCGAGAAGAAGACCTTCTACGGCATGCACGGGCCGGAGGAGGTGGTCGTGGTCTTGGTGGACAACGGACGTTCCTCAGTGCCGGACGAGGAAATACTGGATTGCATCAACTGCGGCAGCTGTCTGCTCCGTTGCCCGGTGTATGACATCGTGGGGAAGGAGTTCGGAGGGCCCGCCCACCTAGGGGGGAGGGGCGTGTGCTTCACCGCCAGCACCGATTCCATGGAGTCCTCGGTCAAAGGCGGTCTGGCGCTGTGCACGAGCTGCGGGCTCTGCACTGAGATGTGCCCGGTGAGCATCGATATCCCTAAGCTCATGCGTGAGACCAGAACATCGGCTGTGAATGGCCTAGGCCCGTTGGCGCCGGAGCACGACGTCCTGGCCAAGAGCGTGCGCAACTATCACAACCCCTGGATGCAGCCCAGGGCGATGAGGGCGAAGTGGGCCCGGGGATTGGAGCTGAAAGACAAAGGCCCGGTGCTCTATTTCGCCGGTTGCTCGCATTCGCTTCTCAGCCCAGAGGTGTCTCGAAGCACCATCGCCCTGCTTCGCCGCGGCGGTTTGGATGTTTCCTATCTTGCTGGTGAGGAGCTGTGCTGCGGTTCAGTGCTTCTGAAGACCGGGCAGCGAGAGGCCTACGAGCGGGTGCGGGACGAGAACGTCAGGAAGATATTGGCCTCTGGCGCCAGCAAGGTGATCACCGCCTGCCCTGGTTGCTTCAATGCCCTTTCCCATTATCGAGACGAAGTCGATGGATTCAAGATGGAGGTCGAGCACGTCACCCAGACGCTCGCCCTTCTACTGGAGGAAGGCAGGCTGCGCTTTGGTGGTGCACCTGTCAAAGTCACCTACCATGACCCCTGTGACCTGGGCCGTCATGGCAAGGTGTTCGAAGCTCCCCGGAATATGCTGAGGTCGATGCCCGGGGTGGAACTGGTGGAGATGGGCGAGAACCGCGCTCGGTCCGTGTGCTGCGGTTCAGGAGGGGGCGTGAAGACCGCCTTCCCGCGGCTGGCGACCTCCATCGGCGCGAAGCGCATCGCTCAGGCACAGGAGACAAGGGCGCAGCTTCTGCTGACCGCCTGTCCGTGGTGCGAGGCGAACCTCCGCGATTGCCAGAGGGGCGATGAGAACAAGCTGGAAGTGGACGACCTAGTGAGCTTCCTGGAGTCGCGGCTCATTCCTTCGTGA
- the argH gene encoding argininosuccinate lyase, translating to MSKQVLWSGRFRRIASDQTLAYTSSISVDHRLAWYDVVGSVAHAQMLGRQGILPQVDVDKIVKGLRSILKQIEQGQLTLSEKLEDVHTNIEFLLTESIGEAGARLHTARSRNDQVATDLRMYLRDATLEAVELVGALQLTLIKRAKENLETVMPGFTHMQHAQPVSLAHHLMAHEARLQRDASRFLDSYQRLNLCPLGAAALAGTTYPIDRHHTAKVLGFAAPTSNSMDSVSDRDFAAELLFCCASTMTHLSSMSEELVIWSSPEFGFAEVSDAYATGSSIMPQKKNPDVAELMRGRSARVIGDLGSMLVLLKGLPLTYNRDLQEDKALTFSTLDVLLPSLEIAEGMFSTVEFDRERMLAACERGHLNATELADYLVTKGIPFRTAHEITGRVVRKAIDQGKRLEEMSLAEMRKYSDRIEEDIYQVLPLRSCMDRRCSYGGTSPVTVRRQIERAEDEVMATRTKARKEKRRLLRAYSRLLTKE from the coding sequence GTGAGCAAACAGGTCCTGTGGTCGGGGAGATTCAGACGAATAGCGAGTGATCAGACGCTCGCATACACCTCTTCCATCTCTGTCGATCACCGCCTGGCCTGGTATGACGTCGTGGGCTCGGTGGCCCACGCGCAGATGCTGGGGCGGCAGGGCATCCTGCCCCAGGTCGATGTCGACAAGATAGTGAAGGGATTGCGTTCCATCCTGAAGCAGATCGAGCAGGGACAGCTGACATTATCAGAGAAGCTGGAGGACGTCCACACCAACATCGAGTTCCTGCTCACCGAGAGCATCGGAGAGGCAGGGGCGAGACTGCATACCGCCCGTTCCCGCAATGACCAAGTGGCGACGGACCTCCGCATGTATCTAAGGGATGCGACCCTGGAGGCAGTGGAGCTGGTCGGGGCTCTGCAGCTCACGCTCATCAAGAGAGCAAAGGAGAACCTGGAGACCGTGATGCCCGGCTTCACGCACATGCAGCACGCTCAGCCAGTGAGTTTGGCGCACCACTTGATGGCGCATGAGGCCCGGTTGCAGCGCGATGCCTCGCGCTTCCTCGACTCCTACCAGAGGCTCAACCTCTGCCCCCTGGGAGCAGCGGCTCTAGCCGGCACAACCTACCCCATCGACCGACACCACACAGCCAAAGTCTTGGGGTTCGCGGCCCCGACAAGCAACTCCATGGACTCGGTGAGCGATCGCGATTTCGCGGCGGAGCTGTTGTTCTGCTGTGCCAGCACCATGACCCATCTCTCCTCCATGAGCGAGGAATTGGTGATCTGGTCCTCGCCTGAGTTCGGGTTCGCCGAGGTGAGCGACGCCTACGCTACTGGGAGCTCAATAATGCCACAGAAGAAGAACCCGGACGTGGCCGAGCTGATGCGTGGACGTTCCGCCCGGGTCATCGGGGACCTAGGTTCGATGCTCGTCCTGCTCAAGGGATTGCCATTGACCTATAACCGCGATCTGCAGGAGGACAAGGCGCTGACGTTCTCAACCTTGGACGTGCTGCTCCCCAGTCTGGAGATCGCCGAGGGCATGTTCTCGACGGTCGAGTTCGACCGGGAGAGGATGCTCGCGGCCTGCGAGCGGGGCCACCTGAACGCCACCGAGCTCGCGGACTATCTCGTGACCAAGGGCATCCCCTTCCGTACGGCGCACGAGATCACTGGCAGAGTGGTACGGAAGGCCATCGACCAAGGGAAGAGACTCGAGGAGATGAGCCTGGCAGAGATGCGAAAGTATAGCGACCGCATCGAGGAAGACATCTATCAGGTGCTTCCGCTGAGGAGCTGCATGGACCGCCGGTGCTCCTATGGAGGGACTTCGCCCGTGACCGTGCGCAGGCAGATCGAACGGGCGGAGGATGAGGTAATGGCCACTCGCACCAAAGCAAGAAAGGAGAAGCGGAGACTGCTGCGCGCATACTCCCGACTGCTCACGAAGGAATGA